From Penicillium psychrofluorescens genome assembly, chromosome: 6, one genomic window encodes:
- a CDS encoding uncharacterized protein (ID:PFLUO_009213-T1.cds;~source:funannotate), translated as MSVHEEEGGPCSLQPQYPGDDTRPTSKKELAGWYGYGWAAEVFTVCAMGSFLPITLEQMARDRGFLLSDKTTPCSATWQTPAHSGVGRAPEDNQCIIYFLGAEINTASFALYTFSVSVLIQALLIVSMSGAADHGSYRKTLLVTFAFLGSVSTMLFLTVVPRIYLLGGLLAIIGNTCFGASFVLLNSFLPVLVRHHPVILEAGEEVSSPTDGLVPEDTPEAAPDASQPLLASRSATSDLSASLTSLELQLSTQISSYGIGIGYIGAVAMQIIAIFVVMITHQTTFSLRLVLFFIGLWWCIFTIPAALWLRPRPGPPLIAPNDGKQHHTWIGYMIYAWMSLGKTAMRARHLKDLVIFLAAWFLLSDGIATVSGTAVLFAKTQLHMRPAALGLINVIAMLAGVFGAFSWGYLSRLLNLRASQTIIACILLFELIPIYGLLGFIPAVQRAGFGLQRPWEMYPLGAVYGLVMGGLSSYCRSFFGELIPPGYEAAFYALFAITDKGSSIFGPAIVGAITDRYGEIRPAFAFLAVLIFLPLPLMLLVDVERGKQDALALRAELDDIPEATGYGSIREAHPNGAGGDPGVPS; from the exons ATGAGCGTGCATGAAGAGGAGGGCGGGCCTTGCTCGTTGCAGCCCCAGTATCCCGGGGATGATACCCGCCCGACCAGTAAGAAGGAGCTGGCGGGCTGGTATGGCTATGGCTGGGCCGCCGAGGTGTTCACCGTGTGCGCAATGG GTTCATTCCTCCCGATCACCCTGGAGCAGATggctcgagatcgaggctTTCTTCTGTCGGACAAGACAACACCATGTAGCGCAACCTGGCAGACGCCAGCTCATTCGGGGGTAGGCCGTGCGCCGGAAGACAACCAGTGCATTATTTACTTCCTCGGAGCTGAGATTAACACTGCCAGCTTTGCTCTATACACCTTTTCCGTCAGCGTACTGATCCAAGCACTCCTCATTGTATCCATGTCTGGCGCGGCCGACCATGGAAGTTACCGCAAGACCCTTTTGGTCACTTTTGCATTTCTCGGCTCTGTTTCGACGATGTTATTTCTCACCGTGGTTCCAAGAATCTATTTGCTCGGCGGCCTACTGGCGATCATTGGAAATACCTGTTTCGGTGCATCTTTTGTGCTGTTGAATTCTTTTCTCCCTGTCCTGGTCCGCCACCACCCTGTTATCCTCGAGGCAGGCGAAGAAGTATCTTCACCAACCGATGGGCTGGTACCCGAAGACACTCCCGAGGCAGCCCCTGATGCATCTCAACCATTGCTCGCGTCGAGGAGCGCGACTTCGGATCTTTCTGCCTCGCTCACCTCGCTAGAGCTTCAGCTCTCCACCCAGATCTCGTCCTATGGTATTGGCATCGGTTATATAGGAGCAGTGGCCATGCAGATCATCGCGATATTCGTAGTCATGATCACTCACCAGACGACATTCTCGCTGCGTCTGGTGCTTTTTTTCATTGGATTGTGGTGGTGTATCTTTACTATCCCCGCGGCCCTCTGGCTACGCCCTCGTCCTGGTCCGCCTTTGATCGCTCCCAATGATGGGAAGCAGCATCACACCTGGATCGGATACATGATATATGCCTGGATGTCCCTGGGAAAGACCGCGATGCGAGCACGTCATCTCAAGGATCTTGTGATTTTTCTGGCCGCATGGTTCCTTCTCAGCGATGGAATTGCAACCGTCAGCGGCACAGCCGTGCTGTTTGCCAAAACTCAACTCCACATGCGGCCCGCTGCGCTGGGGCTGATCAACGTGATCGCCATGCTGGCTGGGGTGTTTGGGGCATTTTCCTGGGGCTATCTTTCACGGCTGTTGAATCTGCGGGCATCGCAAACCATTATTGCCTGTATTCTGCTCTTTGAGCTCATCCCGATTTACGGCTTGCTCGGCTTCATTCCCGCCGTGCAGCGCGCGGGCTTTGGGCTCCAACGACCGTGGGAGATGTACCCGCTGGGTGCTGTCTATGGCCTGGTCATGGGTGGTCTCTCTTCGTATTGTCGAAGCTTCTTCGGCGAGCTGATTCCGCCGGGATACGAGGCGGCATTCTACGCGCTCTTTGCGATCACCGACAAAGGATCGAGTATCTTCGGGCCCGCCATTGTGGGCGCTATCACGGACCGGTACGGAGAGATCAGACCGGCGTTTGCTTTTCTCGCCGTCCTCATTTTCTTGCCGCTCCCCCTCATGCTCCTTGTCGATGTCGAGCGGGGAAAACAGGATGCCTTGGCGTTGAGGGCTGAGCTCGATGACATTCCAGAGGCGACGGGGTATGGGAGCATCCGGGAGGCGCATCCTAATGGCGCAGGAGGGGATCCTGGGGTACCGTCGTAG
- a CDS encoding uncharacterized protein (ID:PFLUO_009214-T1.cds;~source:funannotate), producing the protein MRSFASLAVSLLGVTVAVSASDPAADAAADSTVISLTKDTFDSFVKEHPLVLAEFYAPWCGHCKALAPKYEEAAQELKAKDIPLVQVDCTAEEELCRTYEVDGYPTLKVFRGAEDPKPYGGARQTESIVSYMTKQSFPAVSSVTEENLEEFKTMDKIVIIGYIASDDKASSKSFTAFAESQRDNYLFAASNDAALAKAEGVKQPSIVLYKDFDEKKAVFDGKLENEAILEWVNTASTPLVGELGPETYSKYITAGIPLAYIFAETAEEREAFTNEFKPIAEKHRGAINIVTLDAKLFGAHAGNLNLEPETFPAFAIQDTTKNVKYPFDQTKKIEAKAVGKFIQDVLEGKIEPSVKSEPIPETQEGPVTVVVGKSYQELVIDNDKDVLLEFYAPWCGHCKSLAPKYDELAEMYSGDLAEKVTIAKIDATANDVPDPITGFPTIKLYPAGSKGEPIEYSGSRTVEDLATFIKENGKYKAEGVASGESKPQEGGDVTVPPAAETPAPADADHDEL; encoded by the exons ATGCGATCTTTCGCTTCTTTGGCCGTGAGCCTTCTCGGCGTCACGGTCGCagtctcggcctcggaccCGGCAGCTgacgctgctgctgactCCACGGTCATCTCGTTGACCAAGGATACCTTTGACAGCTTCGTGAAGGAGCACCCCTTGGTCCTGGCCGAGTTCTACGCTCCGTGGTGCGGTCACTGCAAGGCGCTGGCCCCCAAGTATGAGGAAGCAGCTCAGGAGCTGAAGGCCAAAGATATCCCCTTGGTCCAGGTCGACTGCactgccgaggaggaactGTGCCGGACCTACGAGGTTGATGGATATCCGACTTTGAAGGTGTTCCGTGGAGCGGAAGACCCTAAGCCATACGGTGGTGCCCGTCAGACCGAATC GATCGTCTCATACATGACCAAGCAGTCGTTCCCGGCGGTGTCGAGCGTGACCGAAGAGAACTTGGAGGAATTCAAGACCATGGACAAGATTGTGATCATCGGCTACATCGCGTCGGATGACAAGGCTTCCAGCAAGAGCTTCACCGCGTTCGCTGAGTCGCAACGAGACAACTACCTGTTCGCTGCATCCAACGATGCCGCTCTCGCCAAGGCGGAGGGTGTCAAGCAGCCCTCAATTGTTCTCTACAAGGATTTCGATGAGAAAAAGGCCGTGTTCGACGGCAAGCTCGAGAACGAGGCCATTCTGGAATGGGTCAACACCGCCAGCACTCCGCTTGTTGGTGAGCTGGGTCCTGAGACCTACTCCAAGTATATCACG GCTGGTATTCCGCTGGCGTACATCTTCGCGGAGACCGCggaggagcgcgaggcctTCACCAACGAGTTCAAGCCGATCGCCGAGAAGCACCGCGGTGCCATCAACATTGTCACCTTGGATGCCAAGCTGTTTGGTGCCCACGCTGGCAACCTTAATCTGGAGCCAGAGACGTTCCCAGCCTTTGCCATCCAGGACACCACAAAGAACGTCAAGTACCCCTTCGACCAGACCAaaaagatcgaggccaaggccgttgGCAAGTTCATCCAGGATGTTCTGGAGGGCAAGATCGAGCCTAGTGTCAAGTCCGAGCCCATCCCCGAGACCCAGGAGGGCCCGGTCACCGTTGTTGTCGGCAAGAGCTACCAGGAGCTCGTCATCGACAATGACAAGGATGTCCTGCTGGAGTTCTATGCCCCGTGGTGCGGTCACTGCAAGTCTCTTGCGCCCAAATacgacgagctcgccgagaTGTACTCTGGTGATctggccgagaaggtcacCATTGCCAAGATCGACGCCACCGCCAACGACGTCCCGGATCCGATCACTGGCTTCCCTACCATCAAGCTCTACCCGGCTGGTTCCAAGGGCGAGCCCATTGAGTATTCTGGGTCTCGCACCGTGGAGGACCTGGCCACTTTTATCAAGGAGAACGGCAAATACAAGGCCGAGGGCGTGGCCAGTGGTGAGAGCAAGCCCCAGGAGGGAGGCGATGTCACCGTGCCGCCGGCAGCGGAGACTCCTGCTCctgccgatgccgaccaTGACGAGCTGTAA
- a CDS encoding uncharacterized protein (ID:PFLUO_009215-T1.cds;~source:funannotate), translating to MSSPAALKRNADHLSTPGSESKKPKANASIVSFFGPPKAKPLTTQATNPAPAPARPSNFNKDKWVATLTPEQKELLKLEIDTLDESWLAHLKDECVTPEFLALKRFLKKEKDSGAKIFPPEEDVYSWSRHTPLHNVKVVIIGQDPYHNHNQAHGLAFSVRPPTRAPPSLVNIYAGIKKNYPDFQAPPDKGGLLTPWADRGVLMLNTCLTVRAHNANSHSNKGWERLTQKAIDLVAKVRTRGVVFLAWGTPAGKRVAGINRQKHCVLQSVHPSPLSAHRGFFENGHFKKCNDWLATRYGADGIIDWSLGPTKKKAMPSPSSNKENATRADQTSTAKPVSEDQPLKQNEDVPVDDEFDGADALEALIAAEDE from the exons ATGTCGAGCCCGGCTGCCCTGAAGCGCAACGCGGACCATCTCTCCACCCCCGGGTCGGAGTCaaagaagcccaaggccAACGCCAGCATCGTGTCCTTCTTCGGGCCCCCTAAGGCAAAGCCGTTGACGACACAAGCGACGAATCCAGCACCCGCTCCAGCACGCCCGAGCAATTTCAACAAGGACAAATGGGTGGCGACATTGACCCCGGAGCAGAAGGAACTACTGAAATTGGAGATTGACACCTTGGACGAAAGTTGGCTGGCTCATCTCAAGGACGAGTGCGTCACTCCCGAGTTCCTCGCATTGAAGCGTTTTCtcaagaaagagaaagactCGGGGGCCAAAATCTTCCCCCCAGAGGAAGATGTGTACTCTTG GTCCCGACATACCCCTCTGCACAACGTCaaggtcgtcatcatcggccAGGACCCGtaccacaaccacaaccagGCACACGGTCTAGCATTTTCGGTCCGGCCGCCGACCCGGGCTCCACCGTCGCTGGTCAACATCTACGCAGGCATTAAGAAAAATTACCCGGATTTCCAAGCGCCGCCGGACAAAGGTGGACTCCTCACACCATGGGCGGATCGAGGTGTCCTGATGTTGAATACGTGTCTCACTGTTCGTGCGCATAACGCCAACAGCCATTCGAATAAGGGCTGGGAGAGACTTACTCAGAAGGCAATTGACCTGGTTGCCAAAGTCCGAACGCGTGGGGTGGTCTTTCTCGCCTGGGGCACCCCTGCTGGCAAGCGCGTTGCCGGCATCAATCGACAGAAGCACTGCGTGTTGCAATCCGTGCACCCGAGTCCACTGAGTGCACATCGAGGATTT TTTGAGAACGGTCATTTTAAGAAATGCAACGACTGGCTTGCTACGCGCTACGGGGCCGACGGGATCATCGACTGGAGCCTAGGGccgaccaagaagaaagcaaTGCCGTCTCCATCCTCGAATAAAGAGAATGCTACCCGAGCTGATCAGACGTCCACTGCTAAACCGGTGTCTGAGGACCAGCCTCTGAAGCAAAATGAGGATGTGCcggtggatgatgaattTGATGGTGCGGATGCTCTGGAGGCCCTGATTGCTGCGGAGGACGAGTAG
- a CDS encoding uncharacterized protein (ID:PFLUO_009216-T1.cds;~source:funannotate) → MQACERLPAATRHYLTDIYFTKVNDIVPLLEKETFLRSQVEGSASVFLERAICLVAAKHRAAGPHLRLTADGATVAPRQFCSEIYKGLLAAMDAEIEPDRLTRIRVLALMSLHCEGYEGAEAASMHLCQAIHQSQTIGLHLDRPGRTSTDPHTKLFWCLWTLDKMHACIGGRPVLLADRDIGIEKPNFNDRQSRGAFAVWLAISDLLATVISFYRPSADTTTSGWEEGFPAFEDIVGESTQEDLDFATLGFLELYYHAVAILSCRHKVAEHLDSSKLSSVRQGLAAVRIHSIVASECADELPPLPLVPYAIALSMGVSYRQLRSSKLITHIDRAKGSLEASCSLLEALSLYWSWAEAMARLGRKAVHQIEGLQPAHSGQPHEPSHHHVPYPGHAASAESGVPAFSGPLKDNSSSEAAAPEERSSAVLPAPDVAESFDTGLTDLEAPLQGFTDIDMLFGEFFDLSLPTNFWDPIFMEEGAE, encoded by the exons ATGCAGGCATGCGAGCGGCTTCCAGCTGCGACCCGGCACTATCTGacagatatatatttcacCAAGGTCAACGATATCGTCCCACTCCTTGAGAAGGAGACATTTCTTCGGTCACAAGTAGAGGGCTCTGCTAGTGTGTTTCTTGAAAGAGCAATATGCCTCGTGGCAGCCAAACATCGTGCCGCTGGTCCTCATCTACGCCTGACGGCGGATGGTGCCACTGTGGCGCCGCGTCAATTCTGTTCCGAAATCTACAAGGGACTCCTCGCTGCCATGGATGCCGAAATCGAGCCAGATCGCCTGACACGCATCCGCGTGCTTGCATTGATGTCTCTACACTGCGAGGGATACGAAGGCGCGGAAGCGGCATCCATGCACTTGTGTCAGGCTATTCACCAGTCCCAAACCATTGGTCTGCATCTTGACCGGCCAGGCCGCACATCAACCGACCCTCACACTAAGCTTTTTTGGTGCCTGTGGACGTTGGACAAGATGCATGCATGTATTGGGGGCCGACCAGTTCTCTTAGCCGACCGTGACATCGGGATCGAGAAACCCAATTTCAACGACCGCCAGTCGCGGGGAGCTTTTGCAGTGTGGCTTGCCATCTCCGATCTGCTAGCGACAGTTATCTCGTTCTATCGACCCTCGGctgacaccaccaccagtggatgggaggaagGGTTCCCAGCCTTCGAGGATATTGTGGGAGAGAGTACTCAAGAAGATCTGGACTTTGCTACTCTTG GCTTCTTGGAACTTTACTATCATGCCGTTGCCATCCTGTCATGCCGGCATAAGGTCGCCGAACACCTCGATAGCTCCAAGCTCTCATCCGTTCGGCAGGGACTTGCGGCCGTCCGGATTCACTCCATTGTCGCATCTGAATGCGCTGACGAATTGCCCCCTCTTCCCCTTGTGCCGTACGCGATCGCTTTATCAATGGGTGTCTCTTACCGTCAGTTGCGTTCGAGTAAGTTGATCACGCACATTGACCGAGCCAAGGGGAGCCTAGAGGCGTCGTGCTCTCTGTTGGAAGCACTGAGCCTCTATTGGTCCTGGGCTGAAGCGATGGCTCGGCTGGGGCGCAAAGCGGTGCATCAGATTGAAGGCCTCCAACCCGCCCACTCCGGCCAGCCACACGAGCCATCACATCATCATGTACCCTACCCCGGCCATGCAGCTTCGGCAGAGTCAGGGGTCCCAGCTTTTTCTGGCCCCCTGAAGGACAATAGTAGCTCCGAAGCTGCCGCCCCGGAGGAGCGCTCCTCGGCCGTGCTACCCGCCCCCGATGTGGCGGAATCCTTCGATACCGGACTCACCGATCTGGAGGCGCCTCTGCAAGGGTTTACGGACATTGACATGCTCTTTGGCGAGTTCTTCGATCTATCCCTGCCGACGAACTTCTGGGATCCCATCTTCATGGAGGAGGGAGCAGAGTAG
- a CDS encoding uncharacterized protein (ID:PFLUO_009217-T1.cds;~source:funannotate), translating to MENPTALAALEEHRADYPAHPISQLQAPFEESIVETKGGPESEWVVEMDAQSRRRDLLENDEYERLCGRKWRQREGERYHPFWKLTAQMVFGVHLLAKRQAKSEAEVMKILQTHVDEMDGFLERTTEDFLIIRLDVYTRIQYLSLPLGNLEAFDEMLDDRNFRLSLISYNDQIEHAIERFTVAITDSLKDIRKGKEAMRALWHYLRQLADEGCFESESLDAFYRAMTDNMEGWMDAFSKLRRQATSLHKALSDLNLAVTEMQRRVGVASRKPLRSSIQVPNRDPVRRRSVRQKLFEKRSATLSSQLVSNKPLPQAPGMIQPESTPANPKKTDLAAPTDKGAPDPNSANGMTDVESQPKALNRAKSCSALGVVAEVPEPVSSCPPRTPGRLARKFSRSFLPKRSVSERLNTTENRPATAPSRTLRPSRSVSVEHLKALYTSGRPRTQQSAVKRSLQSGQQQTQTPPLGRGNTMKEHISHYLKADRVVEAWDNMAKKSAYYPNSPPKTKDWPRSIFRAKSTKNTRARRDNQNPTLTKAQLERQMSWVHAPELLNTYSFRSRLETAPRIHVLSVQTNLDEELGRYSEKDKAGDVADEASSIITALPTVPPPTPSSPFFPVSRPATAENKPRAVDCAQA from the coding sequence ATGGAAAACCCAACAGCCCTGGCGGCTCTGGAGGAACATCGAGCTGATTATCCGGCCCATCCAATCTCCCAACTGCAGGCTCCATTCGAGGAATCTATCGTGGAGACGAAGGGTGGCCCAGAAAGCGAATGGGTGGTCGAGATGGATGCGCAGTcgcgccgccgagatctACTAGAGAACGACGAGTATGAACGGCTGTGTGGCCGGAAATGGCGTCAAAGAGAAGGCGAAAGATACCATCCGTTCTGGAAATTGACGGCTCAGATGGTCTTTGGCGTGCATCTCCTAGCAAAGCGGCAGGCGAAATCAGAGGCAGAGGTCATGAAAATCCTACAGACTCatgtggatgagatggacgGATTTCTGGAGAGGACGACGGAGGATTTCTTGATAATCCGCCTGGATGTCTACACTAGAATCCAGTATCTGAGTCTGCCCCTCGGAAACCTAGAGGCGTTTGATGAAATGCTGGATGACCGTAACTTCCGATTGTCCCTTATCTCCTACAATGACCAGATTGAGCACGCGATTGAACGATTCACGGTTGCCATTACCGATTCTCTCAAGGACATTCgcaaaggaaaagaggcTATGCGTGCCCTATGGCACTATTTGCGGCAGCTCGCGGATGAAGGCTGTTTTGAGTCAGAGAGTCTTGATGCTTTCTATCGGGCCATGACAGACAACATGGAAGGCTGGATGGATGCTTTCTCGAAACTTCGTCGACAAGCCACGTCTCTTCACAAAGCACTGAGCGATCTCAATCTGGCAGTGACCGAGATGCAACGACGAGTGGGTGTGGCCAGCAGGAAGCCTTTGCGATCCTCCATCCAAGTACCCAATCGAGACCCAGTCCGTCGCAGGTCTGTCAGGCAAAAGCTCTTTGAAAAAAGGTCCGCTACACTATCATCTCAGCTCGTTTCGAACAAACCTCTTCCACAGGCCCCTGGCATGATTCAACCGGAGTCCACGCCGGCGAATCCAAAGAAGACCGACCTTGCAGCCCCTACAGATAAAGGCGCACCGGACCCCAATAGCGCCAATGGTATGACGGACGTTGAATCTCAACCCAAGGCTTTGAATCGTGCGAAATCCTGCAGTGCATTGGGAGTAGTAGCCGAGGTCCCTGAACCCGTGTCATCATGCCCCCCTCGAACGCCAGGCAGACTTGCCAGAAAGTTTTCCAGATCTTTCCTGCCAAAAAGATCCGTCAGTGAAAGACTCAATACGACAGAGAATCGACCCGCAACAGCCCCTTCGAGGACGCTTCGACCCTCACGCAGCGTCTCAGTAGAGCATCTGAAGGCTCTTTACACGAGTGGACGCCCGCGCACGCAACAGTCCGCGGTGAAGCGGTCCTTACAGTCTGGCCAGCAACAGACCCAGACACCGCCTCTTGGCCGGGGGAATACCATGAAGGAGCATATTTCGCATTACCTGAAAGCGGATCGCGTGGTGGAGGCATGGGACAACATGGCTAAGAAGTCTGCATACTATCCAAATTCACCGCCAAAAACCAAGGACTGGCCCCGCAGCATATTCCGAGCGAAATCCACGAAAAACACACGAGCTCGTCGAGACAACCAAAATCCGACTCTGACCAAGGCCCAATTAGAGCGGCAGATGTCATGGGTGCACGCGCCTGAGCTTCTGAACACCTACTCGTTCAGATCAAGACTCGAAACGGCCCCTCGAATCCATGTGCTATCAGTTCAAACGAACCTAGACGAAGAACTGGGTCGATACAGTGAAAAGGATAAAGCCGGCGATGTAGCCGATGAAGCGAGCTCAATAATCACTGCGCTTCCAACAGTGCCGCCTCCGACACCCAGTTCGCCGTTTTTCCCAGTAAGTCGGCCGGCCACTGCTGAGAATAAACCTCGCGCTGTCGACTGTGCCCAAGCTTGA
- a CDS encoding uncharacterized protein (ID:PFLUO_009218-T1.cds;~source:funannotate) → MNSSNPPQAAEYGGDEVSAIVLDPGYSTTRAGFAGEDAPKSLIPTYYGKYNANGQEKLIFGDDVFVTPRPGLSVHNPIGKDGIVEDWDLAEKVWEYSFTSRLTGGKPGNPFQNGLNDIPHEELPTEMEVETHEKPLADSPLLMTESGWNPAKAREKTIEVAMENWGSPAYYQARTGVLAAFASGKASALVVDIGASNISITPVHDGMILKRGVQHSPLGGDYISSQIRALFKSNSPQPITITPHYLISSKTAVEAGQPPQAKYKTFPPEKAPDASYRSLLEDRTLSEFKECVVQVWPGPNKLAATGPTGVSNEEMARTTPGRPFEFPDGYNQVFGADRFRVVESLFDAKAALPDPDSPFPAPTQAQTVPELIKASLGGVDVDIRPHLLANVVVTGASSLLYGFTDRLNHELMQLFPGPRVRISAPGNTAERRFASWIGGSILASLGTFHQMWISKKEYEEHGPNIVEKRCK, encoded by the exons ATGAATTCCTCCAACCCTCCTCAGGCTGCCGAATATGGTGGAG ATGAGGTTTCTGCCATTGTCCTAGACCCAGGATATTCCACCACTCGCGCTGGCTTTGCCGGTGAAGACGCGCCCAAGTCGCTGATTCCCACATACTATGGCAAATATAACGCCAACGGTCAAGAGAAGCTGATCTTCGGTGATGATGTGTTCGTCACCCCACGACCTGGCCTATCGGTCCACAATCCAATCGGCAAGGATGGCATTGTTGAAGACTGGGATCTGGCAGAGAAAGTGTGGGAATACTCGTTTACTTCGCGATTGACTGGCGGCAAGCCCGGTAACCCTTTTCAAAATGGCTTGAACGACATCCCTCACGAGGAGCTCCCAACAGAGATGGAGGTGGAGACGCATGAGAAACCCCTGGCCGACAGCCCTCTGCTCATGACCGAGTCTGGATGGAATCCAGCCAAGGCGCGTGAGAAAACGATTGAGGTCGCCATGGAGAACTGGGGCTCCCCGGCTTACTACCAGGCACGCACGGGTGTCCTTGCCGC TTTTGCCTCCGGAAAAGCTTCCGCCCTCGTGGTTGACATTGGCGCTTCCAACATCTCCATTACGCCGGTTCACGACGGAATGATTCTCAAGCGAGGCGTACAGCATTCTCCGCTGGGAGGCGACTACATCTCGTCGCAGATCCGCGCTTTGTTCAAATCCAACTCCCCCCAACCCATCACGATCACACCGCACTACCTGATCAGCTCGAAGACTGCCGTCGAGGCCGGCCAGCCGCCCCAAGCGAAGTACAAGACCTTCCCTCCCGAGAAGGCGCCGGATGCATCCTACCGCTCGCTCCTCGAGGACCGCACCCTGTCCGAGTTCAAGGAATGCGTGGTTCAGGTGTGGCCCGGGCCGAACAAGCTCGCTGCCACCGGTCCCACGGGTGTCTCCAATGAGGAGATGGCCCGAACCACCCCCGGCCGGCCTTTTGAGTTCCCTGATGGGTACAACCAAGTCTTCGGTGCTGATCGTTTCCGTGTGGTGGAATCGCTCTTTGATGCCAAGGCCGCCCttccagacccagactcACCTTTCCCGGCCCCGACACAAGCCCAGACCGTCCCGGAGCTCATCAAGGCCTccctcggcggcgtggatgtcgaCATTCGGCCTCATCTGCTGGCGAATGTGGTGGTAACGGGTGCATCGAGCTTGCTCTATGGCTTCACGGATCGTCTCAACCACGAACTGATGCAGCTCTTCCCCGGACCGAGAGTGCGTATTTCCGCGCCCGGTAATACTGCCGAACGACGCTTCGCCTCCTGGATCGGAGGCAGCATTTTAGCCAGCCTGGGTACTTTCCACCAGATGTGGATCTCCAAGAAGGAGTATGAGGAGCATGGCCCAAACATTGTCGAGAAGCGCTGCAAGTGA
- a CDS encoding uncharacterized protein (ID:PFLUO_009219-T1.cds;~source:funannotate): MDADVTSEPLFRPMKRRKFARRRPDHESDDIAGHSPAVDDDRAPESPSKADYSEQQTSGPLRRPRPRKGGIEFSTARPGADRSRQTGLVSVEDPENERLQAMGDRFTGYTGQTVDVDKHMYEPSFTIALGAREMWTNEIRMAYIESELAKRSQRKPDPDSSTAGQPIAEGSAGGTIPEQQRREPASLGKLHEIDLGQEIKLQNIARTEAATRRLAGDDDIAATEVQQADHESKRWRHRKRRTSADIERDRLVEEVLRESKLDVYDEPHEEGLGDDQAADDRIAEQFRRDFLDAIQSRRRVRTTKPTSATEAPKGPKLGGSRSARAAMRESQTKR; the protein is encoded by the exons ATGGATGCTGATGTCACCTCTGAACCTCTCTTCCGTCCCATGAAGCGACGCAAGTTCGCTCGGCGGCGCCCTGACCACGAATCCGACGATATTGCCGGCCACTCTCCCGCCGTCGACGATGATCGCGCGCCAGAGTCCCCGTCGAAAGCCGACTACTCAGAACAACAGACATCCGgtcctcttcgtcgaccACGACCTCGAAAAGGCGGGATCGAGTTCTCCACCGCACGCCCCGGCGCAGACCGGAGCCGCCAGACCGGGCTAGTTTCCGTTGAAGATCCGGAGAATGAGCGCCTTCAGGCTATGGGTGACCGATTTACGGGCTACACCGGCCAGACAGTCGATGTTGATAAGCACATGTACGAACCGTCCTTCACCATAGCTCTTGGTGCTCGCGAGATGTGGACTAACGAGATAAGGATGGCTTATATAGAGTCCGAACTGGCTAAGCGCTCCCAACGAAagccagacccagactcCTCCACAGCCGGTCAACCGATTGCAGAAGGAAGCGCCGGCGGAACAATCCCGGAACAGCAGCGCCGCGAGCCAGCATCGTTAGGCAAACTACATGAGATCGACCTAGGCCAGGAGATCAAGTTGCAGAACATCGCGCGAACCGAAGCTGCGACACGAAGACTCGCGGGTGATGACGATATTGCCGCGACCGAGGTGCAACAGGCAGACCATGAGAGTAAGCGGTGGCGGCATCGCAAGCGACGAACAAGCGCCGACATCGAGCGAGATCGACTTGTGGAAGAGGTGTTGCGCGAGAGCAAAC TGGATGTTTATGACGAGCCGCACGAAGAGGGATTGGGGGATGACCAGGCGGCGGACGATCGGATTGCAGAGCAGTTCCGGCGAGATTTCCTGGACGCAATCCAATCACGGCGCCGGGTGCGCACGACGAAACCGACGAGCGCGACGGAGGCGCCCAAAGGGCCTAAGCTTGGGGGCAGTCGAAGCGCACGGGCGGCCATGCGCGAGTCACAGACGAAGCGATGA